Proteins from a single region of Bacteroidota bacterium:
- a CDS encoding redox-sensing transcriptional repressor Rex, which yields MHMKHLPHKTIARLSQYRRALLLCLAKGKTHIFSHEIAKIQHITAVQVRRDIMLIGYTGTLRKGYNVKELIDLIGKIIDSEEVINICVVGIGNLGKAIVNYFSGRRTKLSIAACFDIDPSKVGKKASGVEIFDINQLARIIRDRDIRIAIMTVPSEQATEIAEQLVKAGIKGILNSTPKPVNVPKDVFLEEYDMITSLEKVAFYVKSHEEY from the coding sequence GTGCATATGAAGCATCTTCCTCACAAGACTATTGCACGGTTGAGCCAATACCGCCGTGCCTTGTTGTTATGCCTGGCTAAAGGCAAAACCCATATTTTCTCCCACGAGATTGCAAAGATCCAGCACATTACTGCCGTGCAGGTTAGGCGCGACATCATGCTCATCGGTTACACGGGCACCCTGCGCAAAGGCTATAATGTTAAGGAACTGATCGATCTCATCGGGAAGATCATCGACAGCGAAGAAGTTATCAATATCTGCGTAGTGGGAATCGGAAACCTGGGTAAAGCCATAGTGAACTATTTCAGCGGACGAAGGACCAAGTTATCCATAGCTGCCTGCTTCGATATTGATCCTTCCAAAGTCGGGAAAAAGGCATCGGGTGTTGAGATATTTGATATCAACCAGCTTGCCAGGATCATCCGGGATAGGGATATCCGGATTGCCATCATGACGGTACCGTCGGAGCAGGCTACCGAGATAGCCGAGCAACTGGTGAAAGCCGGCATCAAGGGCATCCTGAATTCCACACCCAAACCGGTGAATGTACCGAAAGATGTCTTCCTGGAAGAGTACGATATGATAACCTCCCTTGAAAAGGTGGCTTTCTACGTAAAATCACACGAAGAGTATTAA
- the tsaA gene encoding tRNA (N6-threonylcarbamoyladenosine(37)-N6)-methyltransferase TrmO, translating into MNPITMYPIGVIRTPYISMAPFRPDETIEGEFYVELDPKYRMGLEKIETFSHIILVFYFDRTKKVHLIAHPPDFPYMNVGLFASRSPFRPNHIGIDIVKLLKVEENRIYTSHLDILDHTPLLDLKPYVRDIDLKINANRGWIPPR; encoded by the coding sequence ATGAATCCAATTACCATGTACCCCATCGGGGTCATCCGCACGCCTTATATCTCTATGGCCCCTTTTCGTCCGGATGAAACCATAGAGGGTGAGTTTTATGTCGAACTGGATCCAAAATACAGGATGGGACTCGAGAAGATAGAAACCTTCAGCCACATCATCCTTGTCTTTTATTTCGACCGGACCAAGAAGGTGCATCTCATCGCCCATCCTCCCGATTTCCCGTATATGAACGTTGGACTCTTTGCCAGCCGATCCCCTTTCCGCCCCAACCATATCGGAATAGATATTGTGAAACTCTTAAAGGTTGAGGAAAACCGTATTTACACTTCACACCTTGACATCCTGGACCATACTCCCCTGCTTGACCTCAAACCCTATGTAAGAGACATTGACCTCAAGATCAATGCCAACCGGGGATGGATCCCACCCAGATAA
- the hypB gene encoding hydrogenase nickel incorporation protein HypB gives HTEEHLHHHSDHAHLHHATGHDHGHGMEITLEQDVLHKNNLLAERNRGYFEARNILTLNLVSSPGSGKTTLLEKTIKELKDNTSIFVIEGDQQTLNDARRIQDAGAPVVQVNTGSGCHLDASMVNKAVKKLEPADHALLFIENVGNLVCPSMFDLGEQYRVVIMSVTEGDDKPAKYPNMFATSHLCIINKTDLLPHVDFDVAKARDYAMKVNHHLEFIELSARSGEGMQEWFRWLSGKLEELQTGK, from the coding sequence AACATACGGAAGAGCATCTACACCATCACAGTGACCATGCCCACTTGCATCATGCGACGGGACACGACCATGGTCATGGCATGGAGATCACGCTGGAACAGGATGTGTTGCATAAGAATAACCTCCTTGCAGAGCGTAACCGGGGATATTTCGAAGCACGGAATATCCTGACACTGAACCTCGTCTCTTCCCCGGGTTCAGGAAAGACAACCCTGCTTGAAAAGACCATTAAGGAACTGAAGGATAACACATCCATTTTTGTTATCGAAGGCGACCAGCAGACCCTAAACGATGCCCGAAGGATCCAGGATGCAGGTGCGCCCGTGGTGCAGGTCAATACCGGATCGGGTTGCCATCTCGATGCATCGATGGTTAACAAGGCGGTGAAGAAACTCGAACCGGCAGATCATGCTCTGCTTTTTATCGAGAACGTAGGCAACCTTGTTTGTCCGAGCATGTTCGACCTGGGTGAACAATACCGCGTGGTGATCATGAGCGTTACCGAAGGCGACGACAAACCCGCCAAATACCCCAATATGTTTGCCACCTCGCATCTTTGCATCATCAACAAGACCGACCTCCTCCCCCACGTGGATTTTGATGTTGCCAAAGCCCGTGATTATGCCATGAAGGTAAACCATCACCTGGAGTTCATCGAATTGTCGGCCCGCAGCGGCGAAGGCATGCAGGAATGGTTCCGATGGCTTTCCGGGAAACTTGAGGAACTGCAAACCGGAAAATAA